The following coding sequences are from one Poecilia reticulata strain Guanapo linkage group LG18, Guppy_female_1.0+MT, whole genome shotgun sequence window:
- the LOC103480205 gene encoding piggyBac transposable element-derived protein 2-like gives MAGRQTHSMTTPGISSQSFYSRRILEXTSAAKNKEHYRIVKEIPSDSSDDEXSDSSDEEWLPENTRNIGDTDDEGDADSQBAESQDDGGQDDEGQVAEGGQQDEGTEENVHMVPTQRNVHKGHARTQPRKYVWKVQDNNFDGDLPPFLGERRVNVDGREPIDFFRYLFPLDLIDEIVHNTNMYALQKGKENLAVTSEEMQIFLGINMVMGYIRYPRTRMYWSSEDGLRLGIIADAMSVNRYEQILSYLHFVDNYTYQPANTDRLFKIAPVLSTLQKTFLAAANPEEFQSIDEQIIPFKGQLSIKQYIPKKPKPWGVNVWVRAGSSGYMYRFEVYQGSAIRGQSSGLGMAGDVVMRLCDDIKHKNHKVFFDNFFCSIPLLEALKDLGIXGTGTCRANRVKGVSQKLNSEKQLRKEGRGACSVVSTNSNITVTRWLDSSVIHMASTFAGQSPEDTAQRXLKKEQTKISVQRPYSVALYNQHMGGVDLVDQCVAMYPHRRRNKRWYIRVFFHFSDVTVVNAWRLHLMSGLEKMNLLIFKASVARALINSGSIQQNRRGRPSGAPPPAKCRAVTKVSSEVRFSAGNHWPELTQVKNANRCHDAACTRKTKYICMQCHVALCPGCFANFHVA, from the exons ATGGCTGGCAGACAGACACACTCGATGACCACTCCTGGAATATCCTCTCAGTCCTTCTATTCTAGGAGAATcctggag RCCACAAGTGCAGCAAAGAATAAGGAACACTATAGAATAGTCAAGGAAATTCCCTCCGACTCYTCTGATGATGAGCRTAGTGACAGCAGTGATGAGGAGTGGCTACCAGAGAACACTAGAAATATAGGAGATACGGATGATGAAGGAGATGCAGACAGTCAGRATGCTGAAAGTCAAGATGATGGGGGCCAGGATGATGAAGGACAGGTTGCAGAGGGAGGTCAGCAAGATGAGGGAACTGAGGAAAATGTCCACATGGTACCAACTCAGAGAAATGTTCACAAGGGCCATGCCCGCACCCAACCCCGCAAATATGTCTGGAAAGTCCAAGACAATAACTTTGATGGAGACCTGCCACCTTTTCTAGGAGAAAGAAGGGTAAATGTTGATGGAAGAGAACCAATTGATTTCTTTAGGTATTTGTTTCCCTTAGATCTCATTGATGAGATAGTGCATAACACCAACATGTATGCGCTacagaaagggaaagaaaatctgGCAGTGACCAGCGAAGAAATGCAAATTTTTCTAGGGATCAACATGGTCATGGGGTACATTCGGTATCCTAGGACACGTATGTACTGGTCCAGTGAGGATGGCCTCCGTCTTGGAATAATTGCAGATGCTATGTCTGTAAACAGATATGAGCAAATTCTGAGTTATCTGCACTTTGTGGATAACTATACCTACCAACCAGCAAACACAGACAGGCTCTTCAAAATAGCACCAGTGCTAAGTACACTTCAGAAAACATTCCTGGCGGCAGCAAACCCTGAAGAATTCCAATCAATTGATGAGCAAATAATTCCATTCAAAGGCCAACTGTCAATCAAGCAATACATACCAAAAAAGCCCAAACCCTGGGGAGTGAACGTGTGGGTGAGGGCAGGGTCCTCAGGTTATATGTACAGATTTGAAGTGTACCAGGGCTCAGCAATTAGGGGTCAGAGCAGTGGTTTGGGAATGGCTGGAGATGTAGTGATGCGCCTTTGTGATGacataaagcacaaaaaccACAAGGTGTTTTTTGACAACTTCTTCTGCAGCATTCCACTCCTTGAGGCCTTGAAAGACCTAGGCATCYATGGCACAGGTACATGCAGAGCAAACAGAGTGAAAGGAGTGAGTCAGAAACTTAACAGTGAAAAACAACTGAGAAAAGAAGGTAGAGGAGCCTGCTCTGTTGTCAGCACAAACAGTAACATCACTGTCACACGTTGGCTTGACAGCTCAGTCATCCACATGGCATCGACCTTTGCAGGTCAGTCCCCTGAAGACACGGCCCAAAGATGSCTGAAGAAAGAACAAACCAAGATCAGTGTGCAAAGACCCTACTCGGTGGCCCTTTATAACCAACACATGGGTGGGGTGGATCTTGTTGACCAGTGTGTGGCAATGTATCCCCACAGACGTAGAAACAAGCGGTGGTACATCAGAGTGTTCTTTCATTTTTCGGATGTGACTGTTGTAAATGCCTGGCGACTCCACCTGATGTCTGGTTTGGAAAAGATGAATCTCCTCATCTTCAAAGCTTCTGTGGCCCGTGCACTGATAAATTCTGGCTCCATTCAGCaaaacagaagaggaagacCCAGTGGAGCCCCACCTCCAGCAAAGTGCAGAGCAGTGACGAAAGTATCCAGTGAAGTCAGGTTCAGCGCAGGAAATCACTGGCCYGAGCTCACCCAAgtcaaaaatgcaaacagatgcCATGATGCTGCATGCACAAGGAAGACCAAATACATCTGCATGCAGTGCCATGTGGCACTGTGCCCTGGATGCTTTGCCAATTTTCATGTAGCCTAG